TTAGAATTTTCGAAATAATTGAACCCGATACGAAACATATAATAATCTTCAAATAATAGGATATCTATAGGATATCCTATGAGGAAAATAGAGATACAACCACATACTCATCTAGAAATTGACGGTATAGAGGGTTTTTTCGTTCGCAAAGTTACAAAATTTGGAAACAGTGCCAAAGTTGATTGTCCAAAGGAGTATCTTGGCCGTACGGTTTATCTGGTGATAATATGACAATTGCTCCCGCTAGAGCTTTTAGAACTCTTAAGACATTGGACACATTCATCGATCGTTCTTTGAATCTAAAACCAAAAGGAAAATTTCTTTCT
This sequence is a window from ANME-2 cluster archaeon. Protein-coding genes within it:
- a CDS encoding DUF2080 family transposase-associated protein, producing the protein MRKIEIQPHTHLEIDGIEGFFVRKVTKFGNSAKVDCPKEYLGRTVYLVII